The Rhodobacter capsulatus SB 1003 region AGGCATTCCAGCCCGGCGTGAATCACCCCGTGCACGGCGCCCGGGCGGTTGTGGATCACCCCGCCGTTCAGCGCACAGGCGACGATCGACTTGACGAAGCCCTTTTCGATTTCGGACCGCCGCCCGGTGACATAGGTGATCCCCACCTTCCAGGTCGGATGGGCCAGGATCTGCTCCTTGATCAGGTCTTCCTCTTCGCGGCTGCTGATGGCGGCCATGATGGCGGCCTTGCCGATTCTGTCTGCTGTGACTTGCATGTTCGTTCCGATCCGACCCGTTTCACCGCGTTCATAGCGGCGCGACAGGGGCGGCTCAATCGCGATGATCGCGGCCCGCGCGGCGGCGCGGTGAAAGCCGCCCCGTCAGCCGTCGGGATCCGCCTTCACGAAGCGGCTCATGGCGCTGCCGATGTCTTCGGACAGCCGCAGGATGGTCTCCAGCCGGGCCTTGATCTCGGCGTGAAACAGATCGAGCTGATCGATCGTCGAGACCAGACCGGCGCCGTTTTCGCGCAACCGGCCGCATTCGACGCGCCCCATCACCCGGATCGTGTCCAGACCCAGCATCAGCCGCCGGATCTCCGCGCTGGATCGGGCCAGCTCCTCGGCATGGCCGACCGCAGTCGTCAGCGCGGCA contains the following coding sequences:
- a CDS encoding HutP family protein, producing the protein MQVTADRIGKAAIMAAISSREEEDLIKEQILAHPTWKVGITYVTGRRSEIEKGFVKSIVACALNGGVIHNRPGAVHGVIHAGLECLQGVSATVVAESNLKLKVALVSDGHWVAVAAHGESAFHPTTNHERIGFGVMHI